In Kazachstania africana CBS 2517 chromosome 4, complete genome, the following are encoded in one genomic region:
- the QCR10 gene encoding ubiquinol--cytochrome-c reductase subunit 10 (similar to Saccharomyces cerevisiae QCR10 (YHR001W-A); ancestral locus Anc_2.520), translated as MMQYNTHFGSKVSPHLGRLNFKNLFFNYSPNLMLWGGASLVGVFVFVEGWPLFQQNFFQKIPYFGEHWKKEIPPEDSIN; from the coding sequence ATGATGCAGTATAATACACATTTTGGTTCTAAGGTATCGCCACACTTGGGAAGACTAAATTTTAAGAATTTATTCTTCAATTATTCACCAAATTTGATGCTTTGGGGAGGTGCGTCATTAGTAGGAGTATTCGTATTCGTTGAAGGATGGCCACTTTTCCAGcagaatttctttcaaaagattcCGTATTTTGGTGAACATTGGAAGAAGGAAATACCACCAGAAGATAGCATTAACTAA
- the FOX2 gene encoding bifunctional hydroxyacyl-CoA dehydrogenase/enoyl-CoA hydratase FOX2 (similar to Saccharomyces cerevisiae FOX2 (YKR009C); ancestral locus Anc_2.521): protein MSELSFKNKVVVVTGAGGGLGRVYAIEYAKRGASVVVNDLGGSLSGSGSNARAADVVVDEIKNKFNGIAVANYDSVSDNGENIIKTAIDNFGSIDILINNAGILRDVSFAKMSPKEFGIVIDVHLNGAYKLTKAAWPYMKKQKFGRIINTASPAGLFGNFGQANYSAAKLGLVGFSETLAKEGYKYNIMVNSIAPLARSRMTENVLPPHILKQLGPEKIAPLVLYLTHDSTKVTNSIFELAAGFYGRIRWERSSGQIFNPNEKYFTPEAILNKWSQITDFQDKTFNKTQHPYQLSDYNDLTTKAKRLPFENDQGSIKVDSLKDKVVIITGAGGGLGKSHAIWFAKYGAKIVINDIKDPASVVEEINQRYGSKTAIADTHNIITESQQIIENTIKEFGRVDVLINNAGILRDKSFLKMTDEEWYSVLQVHLFATFAMCKAVWPVFLKQNSGYIINTTSTSGIYGNFGQANYAAAKAAILGFSRTLAIEGQKKNIKVNVIAPHAETAMTKTIFSERELRNHFDASQVSPFVVLLASEELQKVVGKKGVNGQLFEVGGGWCGQTRWQRSPGYVSLDPHITPEIIKEHWNQVTSFPKTKSINPSSTQESSMAILQSVQKAVAEMSLGGGDSGDSGSNTNPNDRIFSYSSRDCILYNLGVGATSKELQYVYENDDKFQVLPTFAVIPGMNALASISMDELVDNFNFAMLLHGEQYFKLNQFPIPTKGKLKTSGEPLQVLDKGGKAAVVVGKFQTMDANTKKPVFYNESTVFIRGASVPGNKQINKINEREKFAIQSFKVPTDRKPDFEAEFETAKDQAVLYRLSGDYNPLHIDPMVAQSVKFPKPILHGLCTLGITSKILFEKFGVFDELKVRFTSFVFPGDILIIRAWKIPNTKIIIFQTFDKCRDVTVLDNAAIKLVDDTVKSKL from the coding sequence ATGTCGGAATTATCCTTTAAGAATAAAGTTGTCGTCGTAACAGGAGCAGGTGGTGGTCTGGGTAGGGTATATGCTATTGAATATGCAAAGAGAGGTGCTAGTGTGGTGGTAAATGATCTGGGCGGTAGTTTATCTGGTTCTGGGTCAAATGCAAGAGCCGCTGATGTCGTCgtagatgaaattaaaaataagtTTAACGGTATCGCTGTAGCAAATTATGATTCCGTTAGTGATAATGgtgaaaatataattaaaACTGCAATCGATAATTTTGGTAGcattgatattttaatcAATAATGCGGGCATCTTAAGAGATGTTTCATTTGCTAAGATGTCTCCAAAGGAATTTGGAATTGTTATCGATGTTCATTTAAATGGTGCCTATAAATTGACAAAAGCTGCTTGGCCTTACatgaagaaacaaaagtttggaagaattattaataCAGCTTCTCCAGCAGGtttatttggtaattttGGTCAAGCAAATTATAGTGCAGCAAAATTAGGTCTTGTAGGATTTTCTGAGACTCTAGCAAAAGAAGgttataaatataatatcatGGTCAATTCAATTGCTCCATTAGCCAGATCAAGAATGACCGAAAACGTCTTACCTCCTCATATCTTGAAACAATTAGGTCCTGAAAAAATTGCGCCTTTAGTATTATATCTCACTCATGATTCTACAAAAGTTACAAactcaatttttgaattagCTGCTGGCTTTTATGGTCGAATTAGATGGGAAAGATCTTCTGgacaaatttttaatccaaatgaaaaatatttcactCCAGAAGcaatattaaataaatGGAGTCAAATCACCGattttcaagataaaaCTTTTAATAAAACTCAACATCCTTATCAATTATCAGATTATAATGATTTAACAACAAAAGCTAAAAGATTgccttttgaaaatgaccAAGGGTCCATTAAGGttgattctttgaaagataaagTCGTGATAATAACAGGTGCAGGTGGTGGTTTAGGTAAATCTCATGCAATTTGGTTTGCCAAGTATGGTGCAAAGATTGTAATAAATGATATAAAAGATCCTGCTAGTGTGGTGGAGGAAATTAATCAACGCTACGGCTCCAAAACAGCAATAGCTGATACTCATAATATTATCACCGAATCACAacaaataattgaaaatactattaaagaatttggGCGTGTTGATGTGCTCATAAATAATGCTGGTATCTTACGTGATAAATCGTTTTTAAAAATGACTGATGAAGAATGGTATTCTGTACTACAGGTTCATTTATTTGCAACTTTTGCAATGTGCAAAGCTGTCTGGCCAGTCTTCTTAAAACAGAATTCAGgttatattattaatacAACCTCAACATCAGGTATTTATGGTAATTTTGGACAAGCAAATTATGCTGCTGCTAAAGCTGCAATCTTAGGATTTTCAAGAACCTTAGCAATCGAAGgtcaaaagaaaaatatcaaagtcAACGTCATTGCACCTCATGCCGAAACTGCAATGACAAAGACAATTTTCAGTGAAAGAGAGTTAAGAAATCATTTTGATGCTTCTCAAGTATCTCCATTTGTTGTTTTGTTAGCATCTGAGGAATTACAAAAAGTTGTTGGTAAGAAAGGTGTAAATGGCCAATTGTTTGAAGTTGGAGGTGGTTGGTGTGGTCAAACTAGATGGCAAAGATCACCAGGATATGTCTCTTTAGATCCTCATATTACTCCTGAAATAATTAAAGAACACTGGAATCAAGTTACTAGTTTCCCCAAAACTAAGTCAATCAATCCAAGTTCTACACAAGAATCTTCCATGGCTATCCTACAATCTGTTCAAAAAGCGGTGGCTGAAATGTCATTAGGTGGTGGTGATAGTGGTGATTCTGGAAGTAATACCAATCCAAACGATCGTATTTTCAGTTATTCTTCAAGAGATTGTATACTTTATAATCTTGGCGTCGGTGCTACAAGTAAAGAACTTCAATACGtttatgaaaatgatgataaattcCAGGTATTGCCAACGTTTGCTGTTATCCCTGGTATGAATGCATTagcttcaatttcaatggaCGAATTGGTTGATAACTTCAACTTTGCTATGCTATTACATGGTGaacaatatttcaaattaaatcaatttccAATACCTACTAAGGGTAAATTAAAGACTTCAGGTGAACCTTTGCAAGTATTAGATAAAGGCGGTAAGGCAGCCGTTGTTGTGGGGAAATTTCAAACTATGGATGCAAACACAAAGAAACCAGTTTTCTATAACGAATCAACTGTTTTCATTAGAGGTGCCAGTGTGCCTGGGAACaaacaaatcaataaaattaatgaaagaGAGAAATTCGCTATTCAGTCATTCAAAGTACCAACGGATAGAAAACCTGATTTTGAAGCTGAATTTGAGACAGCAAAAGATCAAGCTGTACTTTATAGACTATCTGGTGATTATAATCCATTACATATTGATCCAATGGTGGCACAATCGGTTAAGTTTCCTAAGCCAATATTACATGGACTATGCACGCTGGGTATAACGtctaaaattttatttgaaaaatttggtgTGTTTGACGAATTAAAAGTTAGATTCACTAGTTTTGTCTTCCCGGGTGATATATTGATAATTAGAGCTTGGAAAATTCCAAATACTAAGATCATTATTTTCCAAACATTCGATAAGTGTAGGGATGTCACTGTACTAGATAATGCAGCAATTAAGCTAGTCGATGACACtgtaaaatcaaaattataa
- the APM3 gene encoding Apm3p (similar to Saccharomyces cerevisiae APM3 (YBR288C); ancestral locus Anc_2.522): protein MYIAFYICDTKNQLVFQYLCDSIAPHFSKLLTRIHSLCPEVLDVETRGNVSKDLKIYRYFSATNNLNYYALTIVSRHHDLEPHHVLESIDTLLVEYFNKTNLTTTKIMNNYDRMTILFDLLIDGGIIDGNNFYMNKLRNQIPLKNDFSNFINDAAKSLQKGQAPSKTVDNEVVPWRSKEIKTVRNEIYVDVKETLYVTLIKSNRASHRLKLLNGYINGSVSVDSSIGGVPMLEVSFGGCDFKDIIPKFHDCVEVNEFLTNDGNIIKFIPPDGKFQLMEYSMALSSFNDNLISCNFTNGLGNSNDEFEITLNINKSNKVPKINNLQVCLNFENREGQSKVKILRNTHGRFEYGKNTWIFDSELLTGTLPVLRGCVEEETKNEEDGGIDGEGRRILSKLRPELRSVIMSFQYEGQLPSGTRVSSINIRNDSTSNPQRQQLFKGVKYVTKTSNYEIRG, encoded by the coding sequence ATGTATATTGCATTTTATATCTGTGATACTAAGAACCAACTGGTCTTTCAGTATCTTTGTGATAGTATAGCACCCCATTTCTCCAAGCTGCTGACTAGAATACATTCACTTTGCCCGGAAGTGTTAGACGTTGAAACTCGTGGTAATGTTAGtaaagatttgaagatataCAGGTATTTTTCCGCGACGAATAATTTAAACTATTATGCATTGACTATTGTGAGCCGTCATCATGATTTGGAGCCTCATCATGTACTGGAAAGTATTGATACTTTGTTAGtggaatatttcaataagaCCAATTTAACTACAACTAAGATTATGAATAATTATGATAGAATGACGattctttttgatttattgattGACGGTGGCATAATTGATGGTAATAATTTCTACATGAATAAACTAAGAAACCAAATACCTTTGAAGAATGATTTTTCCAACTTTATTAACGATGCAGCTAAATCGTTACAAAAGGGACAAGCTCCAAGTAAGACAGTAGACAATGAAGTGGTTCCCTGGAGaagtaaagaaattaaaacaGTTCGGAACGAAATATACGTTGATGTGAAAGAGACCTTATATGTTACTTTAATTAAATCTAATAGAGCATCACATAGACTAAAATTACTTAATGGGTATATTAATGGTAGCGTTAGCGTTGATTCTTCTATTGGTGGGGTACCTATGCTAGAAGTGTCGTTTGGTGGCTGTGACTTCAAAGATATAATACCTAAGTTTCATGATTGTGTTGAagttaatgaatttttaaCAAATGATGGTAATATAATTAAATTTATACCACCAGATGgtaaatttcaattgatgGAATACAGTATGGCGTTGTCATCGTTTAATGACAATTTGATAAGTTGTAATTTTACGAATGGTTTAGGTAATAGCAACGATGAGTTCGAAATTActttaaatataaataaatcaaataaagtTCCAAAGATCAACAATTTACAAGTGTGTCTGAATTTTGAGAACAGAGAAGGACAAAGCAAAGTTAAGATATTGCGGAATACACATGGAAGGTTTGAATATGGTAAGAACACATGGATATTTGACAGTGAATTATTGACCGGAACATTACCGGTATTGAGGGGATGTGTAGAAGAGGAGACTaagaatgaagaagatggtGGTATTGATGGAGAAGGGAGAAGAATATTGTCTAAGTTGAGGCCAGAATTACGTAGTGTTATAATGTCATTCCAATATGAGGGACAACTACCTAGTGGAACAAGAGTGTCTAGCATCAACATAAGGAACGACAGCACGTCGAATCCTCAAAGACAACAGTTATTTAAAGGTGTGAAGTACGTTACCAAGACTTCGAACTACGAGATTCGTGGTTGA
- the SNF5 gene encoding Snf5p (similar to Saccharomyces cerevisiae SNF5 (YBR289W); ancestral locus Anc_2.523), which translates to MNGNKQNGSPMDSLASNDNSQGNAKSTSNANIQRNYFNNIGTPAFNFSQIPQEVLSNLTPAQLRLIQQKHQQLLVSRIQQQQQQQQQQQQQQQPMPSSTGDNSNMNANNSSANNLSPNSNVNPNPAAIMQQMNVQQRLAQMSQQQQNSQQPPPQQQFQQQTHLTQSNQSPASPVNSQPQVNLPPQIAQLPLPTQVQVLTSLKQQAMAKNNPTAVSTISMALQHVQRQLQAQQGPAQNLSNNTTRSPSVATDIPPQYMNKQDSPQLGSRTNMVQQGVPQQFLQQQAHAMQTKHKSIKQQHQQQQQQNMQFIQQPQQQFQQQTPTSQAPPPMPPMTMPKLDLPKYQTIKYDPPEIKLPVSNYWSLKDKKNSTTDTLLYEQIIKRDKSFKESQKKEISGYEPFSIYGFSNKEYIAKQFHSLKYYQDLKNTRMHSITSTSNNTPSASIWGNGYSGYGNGTTNTTTNVVSEHKNTGRKHYHVNEELYYKLEMNTENKDDDYENLVPIRLEFDQEKDKFFLRDTLLWNKDEKLIKLDDFVEDMLLDYRFDNIRVNQFSEVVKQSIKEQISEFQPNPYVKLAKDRIGGDDLRIKIKLDIVVGHNQLIDQFEWDISNAENCPEEFAENMCQELQLPGEFATAISHSIREQVHMYHKSLALLGYTFDGLPVEDDEVRSRLLPMITLDGIFRPPNDAKNYTPNLLQISAAELDRLDKDKDRDTRRKRRQGRFNRRGLGLFSSASNANLTASSLTASSLNTGGASNAAAQAEILLPDISDIPRTFRTPMPSTIAPGGVDLGPSVSSYDIKTNVTYSPRPEKPKPYMGPCYIVDNIPGKTLLLSIKIPPTKLRDTLALKREATEPKIDDVIAPQHESQQALQPTSPPLQPDDKKGSENTPISN; encoded by the coding sequence ATGAATGGCAATAAACAGAACGGATCACCCATGGATTCGTTAGCGTCTAACGATAATAGTCAAGGAAATGCGAAAAGTACTAGTAACGCCAATATCCAAAGAAACTATTTCAACAATATAGGAACTCCTGCGTTTAACTTTTCACAGATTCCTCAAGAAGTACTTTCAAATCTCACCCCTGCACAACTGAGACTGATTCAACAGAAGCACCAGCAACTTCTGGTTAGTCGAATccaacagcagcagcagcagcagcagcaacaacaacaacaacaacaaccaATGCCATCCTCAACAGGAGACAACTCAAATATGAACGCAAACAATTCTTCTGCTAATAACCTGAGCCCAAACTCGAACGTCAATCCAAATCCTGCCGCTATAATGCAACAAATGAATGTTCAACAAAGACTCGCTCAAATGAGCCAACAACAGCAAAATTCGCAACAGCCACCACCTCAGCAACAGTTTCAACAGCAAACACATCTCACTCAATCTAATCAATCACCAGCATCTCCAGTGAATTCACAACCTCAAGTGAATTTACCGCCACAGATTGCCCAATTACCTTTACCAACTCAAGTTCAGGTTTTGACCTCTTTAAAACAGCAGGCTATGGCAAAAAATAATCCAACAGCAGTCTCCACCATAAGTATGGCGTTACAGCATGTACAAAGACAACTGCAAGCTCAACAAGGCCCGGCCCAAAACCTATCGAACAATACAACGCGTTCGCCTTCGGTTGCTACCGATATACCACCACAATATATGAACAAACAGGACTCACCACAATTAGGATCCAGAACTAATATGGTGCAACAGGGAGTTCCACAACAATTTCTCCAACAGCAAGCGCATGCTATGCAAACGAAACATAAATCCATAAAACAGCAACAccagcaacaacaacagcaaaaTATGCAATTTATACAGCAACCGCAGCAGCAATTTCAGCAACAAACGCCAACTTCTCAGGCACCTCCTCCAATGCCTCCTATGACTATGCCAAAATTAGATTTACcaaaatatcaaacaaTTAAATATGATCCACCCGAAATTAAATTACCTGTGTCAAATTATTGGTCTTTGAaggataaaaaaaatagcaCTACTGATACGCTATTGTACGAACAAATAATCAAGAGGGATAAGTCATTTAAAGAGTCAcagaaaaaggaaatttcaGGATATGAACCTTTTAGCATATATGGATTCAGTAATAAAGAATACATAGCGAAACAATTTCACAGTCTGAAGTATTATCAAGATCTGAAAAATACAAGAATGCATTCTATTACCTCTACATCGAACAATACTCCTTCCGCGAGTATATGGGGGAATGGTTACAGCGGATATGGTAACGGTACCACTAACACTACAACAAATGTGGTATCTGAACATAAAAATACTGGGAGGAAGCATTATCATGTGAATGAGGAATTATATTATAAACTAGAAATGAACACcgaaaataaagatgatgattaCGAAAATCTTGTACCCATAAGATTAGAATTCGACCAAGAAAAggataaattttttctaaGAGATACTTTATTATGgaataaagatgaaaaattaatcaaacttgatgattttgttgaagataTGCTACTGGACTATCGTTTTGACAACATTCGTGTAAACCAATTTAGTGAAGTGGTTAAGCAAAGTAttaaagaacaaatatcaGAGTTTCAGCCCAATCCATATGTTAAATTAGCCAAAGATCGTATCGGTGGTGACGACTTACGTATAAAAATTAAACTAGATATAGTAGTAGGACATAATCAGCTGATTGATCAATTCGAATGGGATATATCAAACGCTGAAAATTGTCCGGAAGAATTTGCGGAAAATATGTGCCAGGAATTACAATTACCAGGTGAGTTTGCTACCGCTATCAGCCATTCTATAAGGGAACAGGTTCACATGTATCATAAGTCATTAGCGCTATTAGGTTATACATTTGATGGATTACCAGTAGAAGATGACGAAGTAAGAAGTAGACTTCTCCCGATGATTACATTAGATGGTATTTTTAGACCGCCAAATGATGCTAAGAATTACACACCAAATCTTTTGCAAATATCTGCCGCAGAACTGGACAGATTGGATAAAGATAAGGACAGAGACACTAGACGCAAGAGGAGACAGGGTCGTTTCAATAGGCGTGGGTTGGGTTTGTTCAGCAGTGCAAGCAATGCTAATCTAACTGCATCATCACTAACTGCGTCATCTTTGAACACTGGAGGTGCATCTAATGCTGCAGCTCAAGctgaaatattattacCTGACATATCCGACATACCAAGAACATTCAGAACACCTATGCCCAGTACCATTGCACCTGGTGGAGTTGATCTTGGGCCCTCAGTCAGTTCCTATGACATCAAAACTAATGTAACATATAGTCCAAGACCAGAGAAGCCTAAACCTTACATGGGCCCCTGTTATATTGTAGATAACATTCCAGGTAAGACCCTGTTATTGTCGATCAAAATCCCACCAACTAAGTTAAGAGATACATTGGCCTTGAAACGAGAAGCCACGGAGCCCAAGATAGACGATGTTATCGCTCCGCAACACGAATCACAACAGGCATTACAACCTACATCGCCACCGTTACAACCAGATGACAAGAAAGGTAGTGAAAACACACCCATAAGCAACTGA
- the BSD2 gene encoding Bsd2p (similar to Saccharomyces cerevisiae BSD2 (YBR290W); ancestral locus Anc_2.524), translating to MHSQEAGASSNNQPQSENIELTDNVHGMEEETHDSVEVGSSTTDRLLSPQFRDRAARHIDQIGRKFNILDRVFRRRSHSQGEGFDGVFSNLAAKPDNEEGNTNENNDVPPTYDEAAADMVPSYYGMDLSSSSMYYDEICIEGLPVGNIANLLWNIIVSASFQFVGFLITYILHTSHAAKQGSRFGLGITFLGYAYSMIPNNVTSKVGKHKTLNRVELSDPNSFDDIHLYSNPSTQDEFESNLSHGIDDEKQDLPILAIFISLLGIFISIKSIVDYVKVKKLEAKYMAQEQPQEV from the coding sequence ATGCATAGTCAAGAAGCTGGTGCATCATCCAATAATCAGCCACAATCTGAAAACATCGAATTAACAGATAATGTACATGGCATGGAGGAAGAAACCCATGACAGCGTGGAAGTCGGGAGCAGCACAACTGATAGATTACTATCTCCACAGTTTAGAGATAGAGCTGCAAGACATATAGACCAAATAGGTAGAAAGTTTAATATATTAGACCGTGTCTTTAGAAGACGATCTCATAGCCAAGGCGAAGGCTTTGACGGAGTTTTTAGTAATTTGGCAGCCAAACCTGACAACGAAGAAGGCAatacaaatgaaaataatgacgTACCACCAACCTATGACGAAGCTGCCGCAGACATGGTTCCCTCATACTACGGAATGGATTTAAGTAGCTCTAGCATGTattatgatgaaatttgtaTCGAAGGCCTACCAGTAGGTAATATCGCTAATCTATTATGGAACATTATTGTTAGTGcaagttttcaatttgtgGGATTTTTGATAACGTACATTCTTCATACTTCACATGCGGCAAAGCAAGGGTCGAGGTTTGGTCTTGGTATAACCTTTCTAGGTTATGCGTATTCAATGATTCCTAATAATGTCACGTCAAAGGTTGGTAAGCATAAGACTCTTAACAGGGTAGAACTTTCAGATCCAAATTCTTTCGATGATATCCATTTATATTCAAACCCAAGTACACAGGACGAATTCGAATCGAACCTCAGCCATGGGATCGACGACGAAAAGCAAGACCTACCGATACTTGCCATTTTCATTAGTCTCTTAGgtatatttatatcaatAAAGAGTATAGTTGATTACGTCAAAGTTAAGAAATTGGAAGCGAAATATATGGCACAAGAACAACCACAGGAAGTATGA
- the CTP1 gene encoding Ctp1p (similar to Saccharomyces cerevisiae CTP1 (YBR291C); ancestral locus Anc_2.525) — protein MSQKRRENNIDPRKSFAAGAIAGAIEASITYPFEFAKTRLQLIDKTVKTSRNPLVLLYNTGKTQGIKSIYVGCPAFIVGNTAKAGIRFLGFDAIKNLLRDPVTGEVNGTRGVMAGLGAGLLESVVAVTPFEAIKTSLIDDKQSLTPKYQNNGRSAIRNYTALLSDKGIRGLYRGVVPVSLRQAANQAVRLGSYNKIKSLVQNYTGSPSDKPLSSVMTFIVGAFCGVVTVYTTMPLDAVKTRMQSLDTTKYSSTVNCFTTMFKEEGLTSFWKGATPRLGRLILSGGIVFTIYEKVLVILN, from the coding sequence ATGTCCCAAAAACGTCGTGAAAACAATATCGATCCAAGGAAATCATTTGCTGCCGGTGCTATAGCTGGTGCAATAGAGGCGTCGATTACGTACCCATTTGAGTTTGCCAAGACAAGACTGCAGCTAATTGACAAAACAGTTAAAACTTCGAGAAACCCTCTAGTTCTACTGTATAATACTGGAAAAACACAAGgtataaaatcaatatatGTTGGATGTCCTGCTTTTATTGTCGGTAATACTGCTAAAGCTGGGATAAGGTTTCTTGGTTTTGATGCAATCAAAAATCTTCTACGAGATCCAGTAACGGGTGAAGTTAACGGTACTAGGGGTGTAATGGCAGGTCTTGGGGCCGGTTTACTCGAAAGTGTTGTAGCAGTTACGCCATTCGAAGCTATCAAAACTTCTCTCATTGACGATAAACAATCACTGACACCAAAATATCAGAATAATGGTCGTTCAGCGATACGAAACTATACTGCTTTATTATCTGATAAAGGTATACGTGGTCTTTATAGAGGTGTAGTACCGGTATCTTTGAGACAGGCCGCCAACCAAGCTGTCCGATTAGGCTCTTAtaacaaaattaaaagtCTAGTCCAAAACTATACTGGTTCGCCTTCAGATAAGCCCTTATCCTCAGTAATGACTTTCATTGTCGGTGCATTTTGTGGAGTGGTTACTGTGTATACCACTATGCCGCTTGATGCCGTCAAGACAAGAATGCAAAGTCTTGATACCACAAAATATTCCTCAACCGTTAACTGCTTTACCACCAtgttcaaagaagaaggtttGACCTCCTTCTGGAAGGGCGCAACGCCAAGATTGGGTAGGCTAATACTGAGTGGTGGTATCGTATTTACTATATATGAAAAAGTTCTAGTTATATTGAATTGA
- the TCD2 gene encoding tRNA threonylcarbamoyladenosine dehydratase (similar to Saccharomyces cerevisiae YHR003C and YKL027W; ancestral locus Anc_2.527) has product MGRNTWKIVTASALLSALATKGIEAAWKKYDLEQKFKKQEEQIVPKPEYDDTLFREQLARNYAFLGEEGMEKLKQQYIVVVGAGGVGSWVVTMLVRSGCTKIRVIDFDQVSLSSLNRHSCANLKDVGTPKVECLKKHMKEIAPWCDIDAINELWSKERGESLILDGGVPDIVVDCIDNLDTKVDLLEFVYNKKIDVISSMGASTKSDPTRINIGDITTTEEDPLARSVRRRLKQRGITSGIPVVFSAEKPDPRKAKLLPLPDDEFEKGQVGELSALKDFRVRILPVLGTMPGIFGLTIATWILTKVSGYPMNPIEGKNRIKFYDGIYQSLAGQMTRIGMPDQRVPIALKDVNYIVEEIFRGKSPVSGYSTRLTLSKWKPNEPVSLQNVVVLTKEEQKEHETRILNGEEKLEDVYSKEVLDLINKRFGEEKFYSQFR; this is encoded by the coding sequence ATGGGTAGAAACACTTGGAAAATTGTGACTGCTAGTGCATTATTATCAGCTCTTGCCACCAAAGGTATTGAAGCAGCATGGAAAAAGTACGATTTAGAACAAAAGTTTAAGAAACAAGAAGAGCAAATCGTACCTAAACCTGAATATGATGACACTTTGTTCCGTGAACAATTAGCCAGAAACTATGCCTTCTTAGGTGAAGAAGGtatggaaaaattaaaacaGCAATACATTGTTGTCGTAGGTGCAGGTGGTGTCGGTTCATGGGTAGTCACTATGTTAGTCCGTTCTGGCTGTACAAAGATTAGGGTCATTGATTTCGACCAAGTCTCCCTAAGTTCTTTGAACAGACATAGTTGTGCCAACTTGAAAGATGTTGGTACACCAAAAGTAGAATGTTTAAAGAAACATATGAAGGAAATTGCACCATGGTGTGATATCGATGCTATAAATGAACTTTGGAGCAAAGAAAGGGGAGAATCACTAATCCTAGATGGCGGTGTTCCAGATATCGTTGTTGATTGTATTGATAACCTCGATACTAAAGTTGATTTACTGGAATTTGTCtataataagaaaattgacGTCATTTCCTCTATGGGCGCATCCACGAAGAGTGATCCAACTCGTATTAACATAGGCGATATTACCACCACCGAGGAAGATCCATTGGCTCGTTCAGTTAGAAGAAGGTTGAAACAGAGGGGCATTACTTCAGGTATTCCTGTAGTGTTCAGTGCAGAAAAACCAGATCCACGTAAGGCCAAATTGTTACCCTTACCggatgatgaatttgaaaagggACAAGTTGGTGAATTAAGTGCGTTGAAAGATTTCCGTGTTAGAATCCTACCAGTTTTAGGTACCATGCCAGGTATCTTTGGTTTAACAATTGCAACATGGATCTTAACAAAGGTGTCAGGCTATCCAATGAACCCAATTGAAGGCAAAAAtagaatcaaattttacGATGGTATCTATCAGTCATTGGCAGGCCAAATGACCCGTATTGGTATGCCTGATCAACGTGTGCCTATTGCATTGAAGGATGTAAATTACattgttgaagaaatattcaGAGGTAAATCCCCAGTCAGTGGTTACTCTACTAGATTAACATTATCGAAATGGAAGCCAAACGAACCAGTTAGTCTACAAAATGTTGTTGTCTTAACAAAGGAAGAACAGAAAGAGCATGAAACACGCATCTTGAATGGTgaggaaaaattagaagatgtCTATTCCAAAGAAGTACTTGATCTAATTAACAAGAGATTTGGAGAGGAAAAATTCTACTCTCAATTCAGATAA